One Peromyscus leucopus breed LL Stock chromosome 20, UCI_PerLeu_2.1, whole genome shotgun sequence genomic window, GGAAGCTGGGGTTGGGGAGCAGGGCCCGCGGCCCGTAGGACACAcagggcagccccccccccccacaagccCTACCGGATACACTGTAGGGTTCTGCAGCTGCTTATGAGCAGGGTCGAGGCGGCCCAGGGACTGCTGGGCAAAGGTTCTGGACTCGTCCAGAGTTGGAAGTGGTTCACACAGCTGCAGAGGAGGGGAAGGGTACGGTCGAGATGCCGGCTGGGGATCAGAGCTCAGCTGAAGTGAAGGTGCATGTGAGGGGCGGTCACCTGTCCCTGCTGCAGGCAGAGCCTCAGCAACGGCTCCACCTGGGCTGGCTTCACAGTGCAGGGCTCCCGGGCCCCTCGGGGCCAAACCCTGAGTTCCTGCCCGGCCTTGGGTGGAGGCTCTTCTGCCAGCTGCAGTAGGTCCAGGAGGAAAGACCCTGAGCCAAGGCAAGAATAACGTCACACGGGGGGCCGGAGACTTGAAAAAGGACCAAGGGAGAGGCGGAGGGGAATCACCATCGGAGCCGAGGAACCGGAAGGCAGCCTTGCTCCCCGGCAGGGTTTGCTTCTCGGGGTCCTCTGTCAGCTTCATCCGAGGCCGGCCTCCCACAGACACCAGCTGCAATGACCGGGCGTTCGGATAGctggacaccccaccccaccccaccccaccccaaccccgtcCCCTACCACCCGTGTTCTTCCAGACTTGCCCCGCCTGGGGCCAAACACTCTCTTTACCTTGTAGACACAGCCCATCGAGGGCTGTTTGGGACAGGTGACCACACTGGTACCGATGCCAATGACGTTCACCTCACTGCcctgtggggagaggaggtgacGCTGAGCCAAGCTGCCCCCTGTAGGGTGCCAGGCTCCCCTAGACTGCCCTCCACCTGTCCCCCTTCCACTCCACCTTTTGGGACAGTCGTGTTAGCTCCTTCTCGTCGATGTTGTTGCTGACAGCAATGGGGACAGATTCCAGCCAGGGCACCTGGAACCTGCATGTCACGGGTTCACAGGCGGCACCCCTCAGATGCTCCTGATTCACCCTGGCCTCCTcccttgcttcctccctccccatcagCCATGCCTACGCCTtcccttttctattctttttttttttttaagatttatttatttatttatttatttatttatttatttatttatttattatgtatacagtgttctgcctgcatgtcagatctcattatagatggttgtgagccaccatgtggttgctgggaattgaactcaggacctctgggagagcagccagtgctcttaacgcctgagccatctctccagccccccttcccctttcttagGAGCCCCTGATGGTCCTACCCTACCCCTCCCTTCCAGGGCTTTTTCCGTTGCCCCTGACATTAGGCCCATGGTCTCACGACAGGAGAGGCCATCCCTCTTTGTCCTAACCCCATCTCCCTGGGACTCGCGCAAGGAGTCTCCAGCAGGCACACCACACCCCTCATGGGGGACTCACTGGGCACCAACAGCTCGAAAGATCCCACGGATCTCCTGTGCCTGCTGAAGCAGATCACCACTGTCCAGCCTCACGCCCACTGGCCTGTAGCCCAGCTCCCCCAGTGCCAGGGCTACGGACAGAAAGTTGGGAAGACCACTCctgcatgttaaaaaaaaaaggggggggaggggatcaGGAGCTCAGTGGCTCCACCGAGGCCACGCTGACAGAATGCTCCCAGCTCACCTGCGTACACTGTAGGAATCCAGCAAGCCCTGGAAAGCCCGGGGAAAGGCCAGAGCATAGGCCACAAATGCTGCCCTTTCCCCTGGATGTGGCTCCTGTACCTCCAACCCCAGATAGCTGCACACACGCTTCAGCCACAAATTGACACTGGCCGTCAGGTCCACTGCGGGGCCCTCACTAGAAGCTGGAGCCAACATCTGTAGAAAGAGATTAGTACAAATTGGCTCTAGAGTACAGCGTACAACCTGGGAGTGGCCAGTATACCGTGGCCTGAGGGCAAAGGCGGTGGCACGTATCGCCAGCTTTCTAGTGCAGCCTTGGACCAAGTGTCCAGGGCAGTATCTGTCAGCATATAATAACAGGGCCAGCCCACCCTAGTGGGATACGAGTTGGTTTTGAGATCTTGTCCTCTACAGCAGAGCTGGTTTGAGAAAGGTACTGACTGGGCACAGCATGGGAAGTACACACActgagacggaggcaggaggatcaggatgtCAAGAgcaatctgggctacataagaccagcctgacacaaaacaaaacagtactaACCGGGTCAGGGGGCACCTCACTACCCGAAAATGAAGTGACGAAGGAGTGCGCCAGGGTCCCTGCCACGGGCACACCCCTCAGTTGTCCAGCAAgggtgttgctgctgctgttgaacCCTGGGTGAAAAGGCAGGCAGGCTTGAGGGACTCCGGGTATGGTGGtaccttcccttcccccaacctaTGCCTTCTCCAGGCCTCACCGCCCAGGTAGCTGTAAACGGAGGCCGTGAAGCCCCCAT contains:
- the Naprt gene encoding nicotinate phosphoribosyltransferase isoform X1 gives rise to the protein MELDGERAVVRPLLTDLYQATMALGYWRAGRACEAAEFELFFRQCPFGGSFALAAGLRDCMCFLRSFRLQDADVQFLASVLPPDTDPGFFEHLRALDCSGVTVRALPEGSLAFPGVPLLQVSGPLLLVQLLETPLLCLVSYASLVATNAARLRLIAGPDKRLLEMGLRRAQGPDGGFTASVYSYLGGFNSSSNTLAGQLRGVPVAGTLAHSFVTSFSGSEVPPDPMLAPASSEGPAVDLTASVNLWLKRVCSYLGLEVQEPHPGERAAFVAYALAFPRAFQGLLDSYSVRRSGLPNFLSVALALGELGYRPVGVRLDSGDLLQQAQEIRGIFRAVGAQFQVPWLESVPIAVSNNIDEKELTRLSQKGSEVNVIGIGTSVVTCPKQPSMGCVYKLVSVGGRPRMKLTEDPEKQTLPGSKAAFRFLGSDGSFLLDLLQLAEEPPPKAGQELRVWPRGAREPCTVKPAQVEPLLRLCLQQGQLCEPLPTLDESRTFAQQSLGRLDPAHKQLQNPTVYPVGLVGGGGCPVCPTGRGPCSPTPASRIPLFLSTGCAVREAAGPGRQSECWGALVKNYRGGEVPEITRLAVPTNCRVSLIHRFLLLT
- the Naprt gene encoding nicotinate phosphoribosyltransferase isoform X2, coding for MELDGERAVVRPLLTDLYQATMALGYWRAGRACEAAEFELFFRQCPFGGSFALAAGLRDCMCFLRSFRLQDADVQFLASVLPPDTDPGFFEHLRALDCSGVTVRALPEGSLAFPGVPLLQVSGPLLLVQLLETPLLCLVSYASLVATNAARLRLIAGPDKRLLEMGLRRAQGPDGGFTASVYSYLGGFNSSSNTLAGQLRGVPVAGTLAHSFVTSFSGSEVPPDPMLAPASSEGPAVDLTASVNLWLKRVCSYLGLEVQEPHPGERAAFVAYALAFPRAFQGLLDSYSVRRSGLPNFLSVALALGELGYRPVGVRLDSGDLLQQAQEIRGIFRAVGAQFQVPWLESVPIAVSNNIDEKELTRLSQKGSEVNVIGIGTSVVTCPKQPSMGCVYKLVSVGGRPRMKLTEDPEKQTLPGSKAAFRFLGSDGSFLLDLLQLAEEPPPKAGQELRVWPRGAREPCTVKPAQVEPLLRLCLQQGQLCEPLPTLDESRTFAQQSLGRLDPAHKQLQNPTVYPVALSEKLRALVDSLSAGGPL